Part of the Bacillus cereus group sp. RP43 genome is shown below.
CAAGAGACTTATTTAGTAGAGATTAAAAGGTATATGTGATTTTAATTATACATTAAAAATAAGATCGGAATTTATAGGTAGATAAGGATCCATTAAAAATGAGATAACATTTTTATGTGTTACCTCGTTTTTAAATTTCTAAATTATATTTTTGAGGAATCGACCTAAACCATTTGTTAAAGGAATGTAGGTAATATAGCTGTATTTGGGAAAATATATATGATGAATTAATATAGTGATGGTGGAAGTTGACTAGTTAAAGAAAATAAGATACTTTAATTGAAGAATTATATTCCTAGAAAATCTATTAAGAATGGTTGAAGGAAGAAGGGTATATTAATGAAAAAGAAAATCCTATTTTGGATATTAGGAATCATAGGAGTATTAATTATAGGTGGAGGAGTCTACGCTTATAATATATATTCTTCTGTTTCAAAAACATTAGATGAGGTTCATAAGCCATTAAAACGTGATGAAAATAATAAACAAGAAGAAAAAATTAATAAATCTGAGCCTGTTTCTATCTTATTATTAGGAGCGGATGAACGCGGTGAAGACAAAGGCCGTTCAGATTCTTTAATGGTCATCACGTTAAATCCTAAAAATAATTCAATGAAGACTGTAAGCATTCCTCGTGATACATATACAGAAATCGTTGGAAAAGGGAAAAGCGATAAAATCAACCATGCTTATGCATTTGGTGGCGTAGATATGTCTGTAGCGACAGTAGAAAAGTTCTTAAATATTCCTATCAATTACTATGTTGAAGTCAACATGGAAGGTTTTAAAGATATTGTTGATGCGGTCGGTGGCGTGGATGTTAATAATGATTTAGAATTCACGCAAGATAATCATCATTTTGCCAAAGGTAATATACATTTAACAGGTGATGAGGCTTTAGCATATACGCGTATGCGAAAAGCAGACCCACGCGGTGACTTCGGTCGTCAAATGCGTCAACGTCAAGTAATGCAAGCTGTTATTAAGAAAGGCGCAAGCTTCTCTTCTTTATCAAGTTATGGTGATGTGTTAACAGCGATTCAAAAGAATGTAAAAACAAACTTAACGCAAGATCAAATGTTTGATATGCAAAAAAATTATAAAAATTGTCTGCAGAACAGTGAAGATATTCAAATCCCAGGTGACGGTCACAAAGCCGCTGATGGTATTTGGTACTACTATGTTCCAGATGCAGCAAAACAAGATTTAACGAATAAGTTAAGAGCACACCTTGAAGTGACTAAGTAATATGTATTGAACCCAACTCCTTTGGAAGGAGTTGGGTTTATTTTTGCGTAGGTTTATATTAGTATTATATATTGTGAGATTAATAGATGAGGTGAATCGATGAATAAGAAAGCAGTACTTGTCCTATTTATTTTTGTATTGTTTATTGCTTCGGTTGTGAGCGGTAAACTATATTGGAATAAGAAGATTGCGAATGCAACGGGACAGACAAGTGAAGTAACGAAAACAAAGGCTGAAGTGAAAGATAGCGGAGCGAAGAAGGAAGAGAAAAAAGAAGAGAAAAAAGAAGAGAAAAAACAAGATGCAAAGTCATCTTTTAATGAAGCATACGCAAAGAACTTGCCAAATGCAGTGAAAGAGAAGTTAAAGAAAGCTGCTCAGGATAAAAAGGCAGTAAATCTTGTTATTGTTGGTGATGAAGCTTCTTCATCTGAAAAAGATGCTTGGGTAGCTAAGTTCACTGCTAATTTAGAGGCTTCTTACGGTAAAGGTTTATGGAATGTGACGGTAAAGGAATATAAGGGTGAAAGTACAGAGGAGTTAATCGCGAATAAACGTGATAAAGAGATTGCGAAAGACAATCCAGATGTAATTTTATTTGAACCACCATTTATTACTGATAACGGGAAAACTGGTAATGGAAATTCTGTAGCAAATACACAGAAGTTTGTTCAAGCACTTTCTACTAGTGCAAAAGGCGCTACAATTATGATTCAACCATCAAACCCGGTGTATGGTGCGAAGAATTATCCGAAAGCGATTGAAGCATTAAAACAATTTGCGACGCAAAATGGTTATACATATGTTGATCATTGGGGAGCATGGCCTGATGCAACAACGAAAGCAATTTTACCGTACTTACAAACAGAGTTCGGTTTCCCAAGTGCTAAGGGACATGAAGTTTGGGCACAATATGTAACGGATTATTTTGTGGCTAAATAATAAATGGGAGAGGGTATCGTCGACAAAATATGTTCGACAATACCCTCTCTTTTTTTGTCTTATTTTTGCTATACTAAACTGTACTATAATACAGGATGGAAGGAGGAGAATGATGAAAATACTTGTAGTAGATGATGAATCGAGTATTCGTAATTTGATTCGGATGCAGTTAGAGATGGAAGGGTATGAAGTATTGACGGCGGCTGATGGGAGAGAAGCTTTAGAGAGATGGAATGAGCAGCCGGATGTACTTATTTTAGATGTGATGCTTCCTGATACGGATGGGTACGAGTTATTACGTTTATTCAGGGAGAAGGAGCGTGATATTCCGGTGCTTATGCTGACAGCGAAGAGTCAGATGAATGATAAGTTACTCGGTCTTCAGCTTGGAGCTGATGATTATGTGACGAAGCCTTTTAATTATGCGGAGCTCATTCTTCGTGTGAAAAATATGAGTCGGCGTGTGAAGAAGGCGGAAGTAACTGTAAGTCATGAAGTAATTCGCGCAGGTGACTTACTGATTTGTCCTAAAGAACGAAAGCTTCATGTGAGTGGGCAGGAGATTCAGTTAACGTACCGAGAGTTTAATTTATGTCAGTTGTTTGTTTCGAATCCGCAGCGTGTGTTCATGAGGGATGAGCTACTTGAGAAGGTATGGGGGTTTGAGTATATCGGAAATACGAGAGCGGTTGATATTATGGTGCAAAGGCTTCGAAAGAAACTAGGGAATAGTGGGGAGTATATTAAGACAATTTATGGTGTGGGGTATAAGCTTGATTGCTAAAAGGTGATGATATGTCTTTAAAACGAAATATGGTGTTTGGAATAGTTGGATTGTTGATTCCAATTCTTGTTCTTTTGTATGCGGTTGTTTATATTGCATTGGAGAAGAATGTGTATCATAATGCAGCGGATTCCTTAGAAAAGTTAAGTGTGGAAGCACAAATTTATACGATGAATTATTTAGAGAAGGAAGCAGAAGTGGAGACGCTAGGTCCTAATTCGCTTTTAATTGCTTCGTATTTAGCGAAGCGAATGGATGTCCGGGTGCAGATGATTGGGAAGAATGGAGATGTTGTTGCAGATACACAAAAAGGGGCATTACTTCATCGGAATATCGATATTGAGAGTTCTTTGAAGGGAAAGAAATCTTATGTTTTCGAGGAGGGAGATCCAGCTCCAATTCTTTTGTTTTCAAGCCCGGTTTATTATGGAAACGATGTCATCGGAAGTATTCGTTTTATAAATGAGTTAACGGATGAGAAGGAAGTTTTAACAAATGTAAGTTGGACGTTTTTAATGACTTCTCTTTGTTTAGTAGCTGCTGGTATTTTCTTTGCGATTCGTTTGGCGAAGTCTCTTCATAAACCAATTGATCAGTTAAGGCAAATGGCGCATCGGCTTGCGAATGGGGATTATGAAAGTAAGATTGAGCTGAATGAGTATGTGGAGATTGCGCAGCTTTCAGCGTCCTTTAATGCGATGGCTGATGGGATTGAACTGCATATTAAGCAGTTGAAGGAAGAGAAAGAGAAACAGAAAGATTTCTTGGACCGTATTACGCATGAGCTGAAAACACCGCTTACGGCAATTATCGGTTATGTGGATTTAATTCCGAAGTTACAATCGAAGGAAGATGTGCAGGAGAGCCTTCGTTATGTGTCTGTAGAAAGTGAGCGTCTATTATCACTTGTAGAGGAATTACTTAAGTCTTCAAAGTACGGGAAGAGTACGTTTGAAGTGTCGCCTACAGTCGTGAATATTAAAGAATTGGCAGAAGAAGCAATTTCGATTGTGAAACTTAGATTGCAGCAGTTTGAAATTGAAGTTATGAATGAGTTAACGGAAGTACACGTCGTTGCGGATTTTGATAAGACGAAGCAAATTTTCTTGAATGTGCTTGATAATGCGATTAAATATAGTGATGCTACGCAAGTTCGTATGAATGTAATTATAAATGAGCAGGAAGCAAAGGTTTTTGTTCATGATGATGGTATTGGTATGGATGAAGGTGTGCTTGCAGAATGGAATGAGTCTCCGGAAGGTAAGGTGCTTCCTTCTAGTTACGGTAATGGCTATGGCTTATACATTTGTCAGGAGATTATGAAGAAGCAAGGCGGAAGTATGCGAATTGAGAGTAGTGAAGAGATGGGAACTACAATATGT
Proteins encoded:
- a CDS encoding LytR family transcriptional regulator yields the protein MKKKILFWILGIIGVLIIGGGVYAYNIYSSVSKTLDEVHKPLKRDENNKQEEKINKSEPVSILLLGADERGEDKGRSDSLMVITLNPKNNSMKTVSIPRDTYTEIVGKGKSDKINHAYAFGGVDMSVATVEKFLNIPINYYVEVNMEGFKDIVDAVGGVDVNNDLEFTQDNHHFAKGNIHLTGDEALAYTRMRKADPRGDFGRQMRQRQVMQAVIKKGASFSSLSSYGDVLTAIQKNVKTNLTQDQMFDMQKNYKNCLQNSEDIQIPGDGHKAADGIWYYYVPDAAKQDLTNKLRAHLEVTK
- a CDS encoding SGNH/GDSL hydrolase family protein gives rise to the protein MNKKAVLVLFIFVLFIASVVSGKLYWNKKIANATGQTSEVTKTKAEVKDSGAKKEEKKEEKKEEKKQDAKSSFNEAYAKNLPNAVKEKLKKAAQDKKAVNLVIVGDEASSSEKDAWVAKFTANLEASYGKGLWNVTVKEYKGESTEELIANKRDKEIAKDNPDVILFEPPFITDNGKTGNGNSVANTQKFVQALSTSAKGATIMIQPSNPVYGAKNYPKAIEALKQFATQNGYTYVDHWGAWPDATTKAILPYLQTEFGFPSAKGHEVWAQYVTDYFVAK
- a CDS encoding response regulator: MKILVVDDESSIRNLIRMQLEMEGYEVLTAADGREALERWNEQPDVLILDVMLPDTDGYELLRLFREKERDIPVLMLTAKSQMNDKLLGLQLGADDYVTKPFNYAELILRVKNMSRRVKKAEVTVSHEVIRAGDLLICPKERKLHVSGQEIQLTYREFNLCQLFVSNPQRVFMRDELLEKVWGFEYIGNTRAVDIMVQRLRKKLGNSGEYIKTIYGVGYKLDC
- a CDS encoding ATP-binding protein; the protein is MSLKRNMVFGIVGLLIPILVLLYAVVYIALEKNVYHNAADSLEKLSVEAQIYTMNYLEKEAEVETLGPNSLLIASYLAKRMDVRVQMIGKNGDVVADTQKGALLHRNIDIESSLKGKKSYVFEEGDPAPILLFSSPVYYGNDVIGSIRFINELTDEKEVLTNVSWTFLMTSLCLVAAGIFFAIRLAKSLHKPIDQLRQMAHRLANGDYESKIELNEYVEIAQLSASFNAMADGIELHIKQLKEEKEKQKDFLDRITHELKTPLTAIIGYVDLIPKLQSKEDVQESLRYVSVESERLLSLVEELLKSSKYGKSTFEVSPTVVNIKELAEEAISIVKLRLQQFEIEVMNELTEVHVVADFDKTKQIFLNVLDNAIKYSDATQVRMNVIINEQEAKVFVHDDGIGMDEGVLAEWNESPEGKVLPSSYGNGYGLYICQEIMKKQGGSMRIESSEEMGTTICITFLLPRRMEDIKNLKAVK